One genomic region from Pongo abelii isolate AG06213 chromosome 4, NHGRI_mPonAbe1-v2.0_pri, whole genome shotgun sequence encodes:
- the LOC103890688 gene encoding cancer/testis antigen family 45 member A10-like — MTDKAEKAAVEPENVFKRPRESESPSSQKRQKMALLLRKQRAGDSLIGGSAMSKEKKLMAVDGIPPSQLDSRFDDFSGCSKDGLMQKPGRNAPVGGIVTSNFSGDDLKVTEILPFPKCQEEINANIKCQLVKEIRHFRRKYEKLFKLLEGLQGPIEVKK; from the coding sequence ATGACTGATAAAGCAGAGAAGGCTGCTGTAGAACCTGAAAACGTGTTTAAACGTCCCAGGGAATCTGAGAGTCCTTCATCTCAGAAAAGGCAGAAGATGGCCCTGTTGTTAAGGAAACAAAGAGCAGGAGACAGTCTTATTGGAGGCTCTGCCATGTCCAAGGAAAAGAAGCTTATGGCAGTAGATGGTATTCCACCAAGCCAATTGGATTCTCGATTTGATGACTTCAGTGGTTGCAGCAAAGATGGGCTGATGCAGAAACCTGGTAGAAATGCACCTGTAGGAGGAATCGTTACCAGCAATTTCTCTGGAGATGACCTAAAAGTCACAGAAATACTCCCTTTTCCAAAATGCCAAGAAGAAATTAATGCTAATATAAAATGTCAATTAGTGAAGGAAATTCGACACTTTAGACGAAAATATGAAAAACTCTTCAAATTGCTTGAAGGACTGCAAGGACCTATAGAAGTCAAGAAATGA